One genomic region from Oncorhynchus gorbuscha isolate QuinsamMale2020 ecotype Even-year linkage group LG13, OgorEven_v1.0, whole genome shotgun sequence encodes:
- the LOC123992367 gene encoding LOW QUALITY PROTEIN: histone-lysine N-trimethyltransferase SMYD5-like (The sequence of the model RefSeq protein was modified relative to this genomic sequence to represent the inferred CDS: substituted 2 bases at 2 genomic stop codons) translates to MNGNACEYCLSALETAQDNARRLSGNPGLSLAHTELCKVRPELHQACPQCQVMYYSNECRQAAADQYHRALCLGHSQEDPDHPVNKLKDAWRSMHYPPETSSITFFFRMFEFVMQAQDKCCWQKLFFQFCSRAANEEEEIAYKLLEEKFQGHLTLLQTLFTTALYDDHLNMWFTPEGFRSLFALVGTNGQGIGTSALGQWAHACDALELTSQQREQLDSFIDQLYKDIESXIXFVSAETGDFLNYEGSGLFLLQSSCNHSCIPKAEASFPNNNFLLHLSALSDISPGEEICISYLDCCQRDRSCHSRQKILRELPVRLLVSKMCVSDG, encoded by the exons ATGAATGGGAATG CCTGTGAATACTGCTTGAGTGCTCTGGAGACAGCTCAGGATAATGCCCGAAGACTGAGTGGCAACCCTGGCCTCAGTCTAGCCCACACTGAGCTGTGCAAGGTGCGCCCAGAGCTGCACCAAGCTTGCCCACAATGCCAG GTGATGTACTATAGCAACGAGTGTCGGCAGGCTGCGGCAGACCAGTACCATCGGGCCCTGTGCTTAGGCCACTCCCAAGAGGACCCGGACCATCCCGTCAACAAACTGAAGGATGCCTGGAG GAGTATGCATTACCCTCCTGAGACCTCCAGCATCACCTTTTTTTTCAG AATGTTTGAATTTGTCATGCAGGCCCAAGACAAATGCTGCTGGCAGAAGTTGTTCTTTCAGTTTTGCAGCCGTGCGGCCAACGAGGAGGAGGAAATTGCATACAAGCTGCTGGAAGAGAAGTTCCAG GGACATTTGACCTTACTACAAACCCTGTTTACGACAGCACTTTACGATGATCATCTCAATATG TGGTTTACACCTGAGGGATTTCGCTCCCTCTTCGCCCTTGTAGGCACCAATGGACAGGGCATAGGTACCA GCGCTCTCGGCCAATGGGCTCATGCATGTGATGCGTTGGAGCTGACTAGCCAGCAGAGGGAGCAATTGGATTCCTTCATTGATCAACTATACAAGGACATCGAAAG CTGAATTTGATTTGTCTCCGCAGAGACCGGTGACTTCCTGAACTACGAGGGTTCTGGGCTCTTCCTACTTCAGAGCTCAT GTAACCACAGCTGCATACCGAAAGCGGAGGCATCTTTCCCGAACAACAACTTCTTGCTTCACCTCAGTGCCCTTAGTGACATCAGCCCTGGAGAG GAGATCTGCATCAGTTACTTGGACTGCTGTCAGCGTGACCGGAGCTGTCATAGCAGACAGAAAATCCTGAG AGAACTACCTGTTCGTCTACTCGTGTCCAAAATGTGTGTCTCAGATGGATGA